Proteins from one Malaya genurostris strain Urasoe2022 chromosome 2, Malgen_1.1, whole genome shotgun sequence genomic window:
- the LOC131431337 gene encoding uncharacterized protein LOC131431337 yields MDDRGNWHIYNFTRHTNSIHLGIPVSSTRKCSRKNVLNVTQESSYFSTSLPIKKNNSTINSQEPQILNASSFVLSGSLRTNTENISEHNEPVNASSEIHVDEYIDEEILDDGCDIFNDHKTEPCTELTFSKAESKQSTKEVPRKST; encoded by the exons ATGGATGATCGAGGAAATTGGCACATTTACAACTTCACTCGACATACCAACTCAATTCATCTTGGGATTCCTGTTTCATCAACTCGAAAATGTTCCAGGAAGAACGTATTGAACGTTACTCAAGAATCAAGCTATTTTTCGACTAGTCTGCCAATTAAGAAAAACAACTCAACCATAAATTCTCAAGAACCACAAATATTAAACG CATCAAGTTTTGTCCTATCGGGTTCCTTAAGAACAAATACCGAAAACATATCAGAACATAACGAACCAGTAAATGCATCGAGTGAAATACATGTAGATGAATACATAGATGAAGAAATACTTGATGATGGTTGTG atattttcaatgatcACAAAACAGAACCTTGCACAGAACTAACGTTTTCAAAAGCGGAAAGTAAACAGTCGACGAAGGAGGTTCCTAGAAAATCCACGTAA
- the LOC131429319 gene encoding uncharacterized protein LOC131429319 produces the protein MSRRYLYLTYTQYELDIAAYLFLTSGKSSYSFKRANMRLPSIKSVQRHISRHTNETQEGVLMINALLKYLDAHNFPKVVALSEDGTAISPNPEYSLRTDSVRGLVAPFTSNGMPIRECFRAHTAEKMIQDLEKYPVGEYLYVIMATPRVVGASSFCVLYMCSDNKFTHENIKRRWKYVENNMKNAGIKVISHASDGDPRLLRAMKEKTSLPHPDSSKLYGRYFIANMNDSVVCIQDTVHLVNKLRHSLVNPKKQMLLGTYAVSSNIIRKMIEQGDKVIHKMNPSDLNPADKMKFDPTLKMMSPNLIEHLLEVVPESMGTVVYLKIMRMIYISFSEEELSPNERICTIWTALFFLRAWRWQCLDASNSIKQCITSNVYWCLELNAHGLVHFLINCRKNNAHEQFIVQNLSSQPCEALFHELRSMTTMNHTAVNFTMKDVEQRMQRVQMKLLIANRRKNALVFPSIKKQVSRAMASTSYDLPDDDQIKEAISKAEQIAIELLISVGFDLLHILIEANILNSAEVMVLLNAQEMYSATLEEKSF, from the exons ATGAGTCGAAGATACCTTTACTTAAC ATACACTCAGTACGAACTTGATATAGCAGCATATTTGTTTTTAACTTCCGGTAAAAGTTCCTATTCATTCAAACGAGCCAATATGCGGCTTCCCAGTATTAAATCTGTTCAAAGGCATATTAGTAGACACACGAATGAAACACAAGAAGGTGTTCTTATGATAAATGCACTCCTCAAATATTTAGATGCGCACAACTTTCCCAAAGTAGTAGCGTTAAGTGAAGATGGAACAGCTATTTCCCCTAACCCTGAATATTCCCTACGAACTGATTCCGTTCGAGGGCTAGTTGCACCATTCACTAGCAATGGAATGCCCATTCGTGAATGTTTTAGGGCTCACACAGCTGAAAAAATGATACAAGATCTTGAAAAGTATCCAGTTGGCGAGTATCTTTATGTTATAATGGCCACACCGAGGGTCGTTGGTGCTTCGTCTTTCTGTGTTTTATATATGTGCAGTGATAATAAGTTTACTCATGAAAACATCAAACGTCGATGGAAATACGTAGAAAATAACATGAAAAATGCTGGAATAAAAGTAATTAGTCACGCATCTGATGGTGATCCACGTCTTCTGCGTGCAATGAAGGAAAAAACAAGTCTTCCTCATCCGGATTCAAGTAAATTATATGGAAGGTATTTCATAGCAAACATGAACGATAGCGTGGTTTGCATACAAGATACAGTCCATTTAGTTAACAAACTTCGCCACTCACTAGTCAATCCAAAAAAACAAATGCTTCTag GAACTTACGCCGTATCTTCAAATATAATAAGAAAAATGATAGAGCAAGGTGACAAGGTGATACATAAAATGAACCCATCTGACTTGAATCCAGCAGATAAAATGAAATTTGACCCAACTTTAAAAATGATGTCTCCAAACTTAATTGAACATCTTCTTGAAGTAGTCCCTGAGAGCATGGGTACAGTTGTGTATTTGAAGATAATGCGAATGATATATATTTCTTTTTCTGAAGAAGAACTGTCACCAAATGAGCGAATATGCACGATATG GACAGCGTTATTTTTTCTTCGTGCTTGGCGGTGGCAATGTTTGGATGCATCTAATAGCATTAAACAATGCATAACTTCGAATGTATACTGGTGTTTAGAATTGAATGCCCATGGACTTGTTCATTTCTTGATAAATTGTCGTAAAAATAATGCTCACGAACAATTCATTGTACAAAATTTGTCCAGTCAACCATGTGAGGCTTTATTTCACGAGCTTCGTTCAATGACCACTATGAACCATACTGCTGTAAACTTTACAATGAAGGATGTAGAACAACGAATGCAGCGTGTGCAAATGAAGTTACTGATAGCGAATCGAAGGAAAAATGCATTAGTTTTTCCAAGCATAAAAAAGCAAGTCTCTAGAGCTATGGCATCTACTTCATATGACCTTCCAGATGATGACCAGATAAAAGAAGCAATCAGCAAAGCAGAGCAAATAGCGATCGAACTTCTCATTTCCGTAGGGTTCGACCTG TTGCATATTCTGATCGAAGCGAACATCCTGAATTCAGCAGAAGTCATGGTATTGTTGAATGCTCAAGAAATGTATTCGGCGACACTGGAGGAGAAATCGTTCTGA